The Phycisphaerae bacterium RAS1 genome includes a region encoding these proteins:
- a CDS encoding protoporphyrinogen oxidase — MATRRQFLKGGLAAVAYGLSARTGWSALLAPGQPHFPSSGAGPFLNIPRRPPSITIDGLPFESWFTADDFREVIPFHSTPSLPGGQPPPPSECVDVAVVGGGISGLTCAYFLRQFRPVLFELRPRFGGNAMGEIWEHTKYSLGSAYFITPDKGDFLEQFYQELGLDRVARVSEPPDPVEVMDQILDDFYGGQGSPPEHQLAFQRYAEVVTYMADEGYPDIPWPADEKSREYIRELDRKTFKQDLLERMGDVPIPPLLAAAIQGYFYSSFNASWDEVSAASGWNFVAAEEFGRWVLPGGNAYMAEQLYRRLQRVEQHAPQRPLLRANHQVFDVRPAGDGVLLTYIDPQGQVRSLRAKYVVLAGAKQICKYMIPNLEQIDEQKYLAMTNIRTNAYLVVNVLINRRIQRDFYDIFLVHDENFPIDLPLFEANPIVTDVLNGHFARPGNPPRSVLSLYWPLPFPTARFTLVTPGAFDNYTQRLLPQLRRILALLDVPESAVQQVRVSRWGHAMPIAFSNLIADGTIEHLRRPLWDRVFFSNQDNWALPAIENSVLEAQSVTAQIAQALCDRGVRPG, encoded by the coding sequence ATGGCAACTCGTCGACAGTTTCTCAAAGGCGGCCTGGCCGCGGTCGCCTACGGACTTTCCGCCCGAACCGGCTGGAGCGCCCTGCTGGCTCCGGGGCAACCGCACTTCCCGTCCAGCGGCGCCGGACCGTTTCTCAACATCCCGCGACGCCCGCCATCAATCACCATCGACGGCCTGCCGTTCGAATCCTGGTTCACCGCCGACGACTTCCGCGAGGTGATCCCGTTTCACTCGACGCCTTCCCTGCCCGGCGGTCAACCGCCGCCGCCAAGCGAGTGCGTCGACGTCGCGGTCGTCGGCGGTGGAATCTCCGGACTCACCTGCGCCTACTTCCTGCGACAGTTCCGTCCGGTGCTCTTCGAGTTGCGGCCCCGCTTCGGCGGCAACGCGATGGGCGAGATCTGGGAGCACACGAAATACTCGCTTGGCAGCGCCTATTTCATCACGCCGGACAAGGGCGACTTCCTCGAGCAGTTCTACCAGGAGCTGGGGCTGGACCGTGTCGCGCGCGTCTCGGAGCCGCCGGACCCGGTCGAGGTGATGGACCAGATTCTCGACGACTTCTACGGCGGCCAGGGCAGCCCGCCCGAGCACCAGCTCGCGTTCCAGCGATACGCCGAAGTCGTGACGTACATGGCCGACGAGGGATATCCCGACATCCCCTGGCCCGCCGACGAGAAATCGCGCGAGTACATCCGCGAGCTTGACCGCAAGACGTTCAAGCAGGACCTGCTGGAGCGGATGGGCGACGTGCCGATCCCGCCTTTGCTGGCCGCGGCCATTCAGGGCTATTTCTACTCGTCCTTCAACGCTTCGTGGGATGAAGTGTCGGCTGCCAGCGGCTGGAACTTCGTCGCGGCCGAGGAGTTCGGCCGCTGGGTGCTGCCCGGCGGCAATGCCTACATGGCCGAGCAGCTCTACCGGCGGCTGCAGCGAGTCGAACAGCACGCGCCCCAGCGGCCCCTGCTCCGCGCGAATCACCAGGTTTTCGACGTGCGCCCAGCCGGCGACGGCGTGCTGCTGACGTACATTGACCCGCAGGGCCAGGTTCGCTCGCTGCGGGCGAAGTATGTCGTGCTGGCGGGCGCCAAGCAGATCTGCAAGTACATGATTCCCAACCTGGAGCAGATTGACGAGCAGAAGTACCTGGCGATGACAAACATCCGCACCAACGCCTACCTGGTCGTCAACGTGCTCATCAACCGCCGCATCCAGCGCGATTTCTACGACATCTTCCTCGTCCACGACGAGAACTTCCCCATCGATCTGCCGCTGTTCGAGGCCAATCCGATCGTGACCGACGTTCTCAACGGGCATTTCGCCCGCCCTGGCAACCCGCCGCGAAGCGTGCTTTCGCTCTACTGGCCTCTGCCCTTTCCGACGGCCCGCTTCACGCTCGTCACGCCGGGGGCGTTTGACAACTACACGCAGCGGTTGCTTCCGCAACTTCGACGGATCCTCGCGCTGCTGGACGTTCCCGAGTCGGCCGTGCAGCAGGTGCGCGTCTCGCGCTGGGGGCACGCGATGCCGATCGCGTTTTCCAACCTGATCGCCGACGGCACGATCGAGCACCTGCGCCGGCCTCTCTGGGACCGGGTGTTCTTCTCGAACCAGGACAATTGGGCTCTGCCCGCGATTGAAAACAGCGTGCTCGAGGCGCAGAGCGTCACGGCCCAGATCGCGCAGGCGCTCTGCGATCGTGGCGTCCGCCCCGGGTAG
- the lpxA_2 gene encoding Acyl-[acyl-carrier-protein]--UDP-N-acetylglucosamine O-acyltransferase produces MAIHVTAVVDRRAEIDPSAEVGAYAIIETGVKIGPETRIWPHAYISAGTTIGCRVQVHPHAVVGHHPQDFAWKGSPSYTQIGDETIIRECATVHRGTLADTTTVVGKRCFLMACSHVGHNCVLGDDVKIANGGLLSGYVSVGDKTFISGLSGVHQFVRIGELVMLSGGTRVVMDIPPFMIWGPHGVTGPNVIGLRRAGLTGEERLELRKCHHLLYRSGLHFREAVARVAEFVRFAPGKRLAAFLAEPSKRGIGGYRHAGRRVGDSGDGADV; encoded by the coding sequence ATGGCCATTCACGTGACAGCCGTGGTCGATCGGCGCGCGGAAATCGACCCGTCCGCCGAGGTCGGCGCTTACGCCATCATTGAAACCGGGGTGAAGATCGGCCCCGAGACGCGCATCTGGCCGCATGCGTACATCTCGGCCGGCACGACCATCGGCTGCCGGGTGCAGGTGCATCCGCACGCGGTGGTCGGCCATCATCCGCAGGACTTCGCCTGGAAGGGCTCGCCCAGCTACACGCAGATCGGCGACGAGACGATCATCCGCGAGTGCGCCACGGTTCATCGCGGCACGCTGGCCGACACGACCACCGTCGTCGGCAAGCGCTGCTTTCTGATGGCGTGCAGCCACGTGGGGCACAACTGCGTCCTGGGCGACGATGTCAAGATCGCCAACGGCGGGCTGCTTTCGGGCTACGTGAGCGTGGGCGACAAGACGTTCATCTCCGGACTCAGCGGCGTGCATCAGTTCGTCCGTATCGGCGAGCTGGTGATGCTGTCCGGCGGCACGCGCGTGGTCATGGACATTCCCCCGTTCATGATTTGGGGGCCGCACGGCGTAACGGGGCCGAACGTGATCGGTCTGCGGCGGGCGGGGCTGACCGGCGAGGAGCGGCTGGAATTGCGGAAGTGCCACCACCTCTTGTACCGCAGCGGACTGCACTTTCGCGAGGCGGTCGCGCGCGTGGCCGAGTTCGTCAGGTTCGCGCCGGGCAAGCGGCTGGCCGCGTTTCTGGCGGAGCCGAGCAAGCGCGGCATCGGCGGGTACCGCCACGCCGGCCGGCGCGTTGGCGACAGCGGCGACGGCGCTGACGTGTGA
- the garK gene encoding Glycerate 2-kinase, giving the protein MKVLIAPDKFKDALDAPAAAEAMAAGVHDALPSAEIESCPLGDGGEGTGRLLAQLAGAETRRCRVLDPLGRTRDASWWFVHDDGVAIVEMAQASGLHLLDESQRDPTQTTSFGCGELIHAALDAGATRVFVCAGGSATVDGGAGCLQALGWRMFDEHGDQILTPLAGGSLQAVMRVRRPAWSPPAEIVVLTDVDNALLGRDGAASAFGPQKGATPAQVRLLEGNLRHWAARLAEASGVVVHAMQRGGAAGGLPAALAAGCGARVESGFDELAARVDLAAKLRRCDVCLTGEGRLDAQTARGKVVAGVARMAVAADRPAVAFVGSVDSRSDVAAIAKSLGLQGVEVISPATRERREALAHCAENLRNAVARHFRRR; this is encoded by the coding sequence GTGAAGGTCCTCATCGCGCCCGACAAATTCAAGGATGCGCTGGACGCGCCCGCCGCGGCCGAGGCGATGGCCGCCGGCGTGCACGACGCGCTTCCGTCGGCGGAGATTGAGAGTTGCCCCCTGGGAGACGGGGGCGAGGGGACGGGGCGCCTGCTTGCGCAGCTTGCCGGGGCGGAGACGCGCCGCTGCCGTGTGCTCGACCCGCTGGGCCGGACGCGCGACGCGAGCTGGTGGTTCGTGCATGATGATGGCGTCGCAATTGTGGAGATGGCGCAGGCGTCCGGCCTTCATCTGCTCGACGAGAGCCAGCGCGACCCGACGCAGACGACCTCCTTCGGCTGCGGCGAGCTGATTCACGCCGCGCTGGACGCCGGGGCTACGCGCGTCTTCGTGTGCGCCGGCGGATCGGCGACGGTGGACGGCGGCGCGGGCTGCCTGCAGGCGCTGGGCTGGCGCATGTTCGACGAACACGGCGACCAGATTCTGACGCCGCTCGCTGGCGGGTCGCTACAGGCGGTGATGCGGGTGCGGCGGCCGGCGTGGAGTCCGCCGGCTGAAATCGTCGTGCTGACGGACGTGGATAATGCACTGCTGGGGCGCGACGGGGCGGCCAGCGCGTTCGGTCCGCAGAAGGGTGCGACGCCGGCGCAGGTCAGGCTGCTGGAGGGCAACTTGCGTCATTGGGCAGCCCGGCTGGCGGAGGCCAGCGGCGTTGTTGTGCACGCCATGCAGCGCGGCGGGGCGGCGGGCGGGTTGCCGGCGGCGCTGGCGGCGGGGTGCGGCGCACGGGTGGAGTCGGGCTTTGACGAGCTTGCGGCGCGCGTCGATCTGGCTGCGAAGCTTCGCCGGTGCGACGTGTGCCTCACCGGCGAAGGGCGGCTGGATGCACAGACGGCGCGCGGCAAGGTGGTCGCGGGCGTGGCGCGAATGGCGGTCGCCGCCGATCGGCCGGCGGTGGCGTTCGTGGGAAGCGTTGATTCGCGGAGCGACGTCGCGGCGATCGCCAAATCTCTGGGGCTGCAAGGGGTCGAGGTCATCAGCCCGGCGACGAGGGAAAGGCGCGAGGCGCTGGCACATTGTGCCGAGAATCTCCGAAACGCGGTGGCGCGGCATTTCCGCCGGCGGTGA
- the rfaP_3 gene encoding Lipopolysaccharide core heptose(I) kinase RfaP, translating into MSTSSLPLSAQSPRPPRVATPDNAAGPVAHDGLTWTARNGFAEVLALVPASVWAEPERQPGWKRVKKNGRREVWRVLIAGRAYFVKYYSDEGFRTRVKRLFRPPPCIAEWNGGLFALRCGIPAVVPAGHAALQRNGLRWSLLVTEAVEPAGTLSEFWRQLQSDEDVRRRRRDVMQLARQVAEMIARAHQAGFEHLDMHAANLLVAPTAPGRYRTLFVDLQSARLNRPISDAAVVRNLAQLNQWFRKNSSIKDRLRFLRLYLRWRDEFEHAFPHGRPLRLSFRALVAALDVAAQRHAQRLWAQRDRRAGRRGSYFDRIRLGGGWIAQVATSVKHRSEDSRTSGLALNAEWWREVLSAPLRWFEPTPNQRAAAAEHAVKIGHSGVTRRALLAHDDGPIPVYIKRCLARSAWRRLSQLLPPSRGMRGWRMGHALLHRDLPTPRPLALLERRVGPLIRESLLMTEALPGALDLEAHLRRELPAAGGRATYRLKSALGAALVRELRRLEERHFAHRDCKASNILVLPHPALRLFWIDMDGLRLLRRPLRESERLRPLIRLHVSLLDIAGVTRTDRVRFLTRYLSGFGRTSDAWRRLWPQLVGAAARKSAAKLARREWKLKNYGRE; encoded by the coding sequence TTGAGCACGTCTTCACTGCCGTTGTCCGCACAATCCCCGCGGCCTCCTCGCGTCGCGACGCCTGACAACGCCGCCGGCCCGGTTGCGCACGACGGTTTGACCTGGACCGCCCGCAACGGGTTCGCCGAAGTCCTCGCCCTCGTCCCTGCCTCCGTCTGGGCCGAGCCGGAACGCCAGCCGGGCTGGAAACGAGTCAAGAAGAACGGCCGCCGCGAAGTATGGCGGGTGCTGATCGCCGGGCGCGCGTATTTCGTGAAGTACTACTCCGATGAGGGGTTTCGGACGCGCGTCAAGCGGCTCTTCCGCCCGCCACCCTGCATCGCGGAGTGGAACGGCGGACTGTTCGCGCTGCGATGCGGAATACCTGCGGTGGTTCCGGCGGGCCACGCAGCGCTGCAGCGCAACGGGCTGCGCTGGTCGCTTCTGGTTACCGAAGCGGTGGAGCCCGCCGGCACGCTCAGCGAGTTTTGGCGCCAGCTTCAGTCGGACGAAGACGTGCGCCGCCGACGGCGCGACGTGATGCAGCTCGCGCGGCAAGTGGCTGAGATGATCGCCCGCGCCCACCAGGCCGGCTTCGAACATCTGGACATGCACGCCGCCAACCTGCTGGTCGCACCGACGGCGCCAGGCCGGTATCGCACGCTTTTCGTCGATCTGCAAAGCGCCCGTCTCAACCGTCCGATCAGCGACGCCGCCGTTGTCCGCAACCTGGCGCAGCTCAACCAGTGGTTCCGCAAGAACAGCTCCATCAAGGACCGTCTGCGCTTTCTCCGCCTTTACCTCCGCTGGCGCGACGAGTTCGAGCACGCGTTCCCGCACGGTCGGCCGCTGCGGCTCTCGTTCCGCGCGCTGGTCGCCGCACTGGACGTCGCGGCCCAGCGACACGCGCAGCGCCTCTGGGCGCAGCGCGACCGCCGCGCCGGACGCCGCGGAAGCTACTTCGACCGGATTCGCCTCGGCGGCGGCTGGATCGCCCAAGTCGCGACCAGCGTCAAGCATCGCAGCGAGGACTCGCGCACCTCCGGCCTGGCGCTCAACGCGGAATGGTGGCGCGAGGTGCTTTCAGCACCGCTGCGCTGGTTCGAGCCGACCCCCAACCAACGCGCCGCCGCCGCTGAGCACGCCGTCAAAATCGGCCACTCCGGCGTCACGCGGCGGGCATTGCTGGCGCATGACGACGGACCGATCCCCGTGTACATCAAGCGCTGCCTGGCCCGAAGCGCCTGGCGCAGGCTGTCGCAGCTTCTGCCGCCGTCGCGCGGCATGCGCGGCTGGCGAATGGGGCACGCGCTGCTTCACCGCGACCTCCCCACGCCGCGCCCGCTGGCGCTGCTGGAGCGGCGGGTTGGCCCGCTGATCCGCGAAAGCCTGCTGATGACCGAAGCGCTGCCCGGCGCGCTCGACCTTGAAGCACACCTGCGGCGCGAGCTGCCCGCGGCCGGCGGGCGCGCCACATATCGCCTGAAATCGGCGCTGGGCGCCGCGCTGGTGCGCGAGCTGCGGCGGCTGGAAGAGCGCCACTTCGCCCACCGCGACTGCAAGGCGTCCAACATCCTGGTCCTGCCGCATCCGGCGCTGCGGCTATTCTGGATTGACATGGACGGGCTGCGTCTCCTGCGCCGTCCGCTGCGCGAATCGGAGCGGCTGCGCCCGCTCATTCGCCTGCACGTGAGTCTGCTCGACATCGCCGGAGTGACTCGGACGGACCGTGTCCGTTTTTTGACGCGCTATCTGAGCGGATTCGGCCGCACGAGCGACGCGTGGCGCAGGCTATGGCCGCAGTTGGTCGGCGCCGCGGCGCGAAAGTCCGCCGCCAAGCTGGCCCGCCGCGAGTGGAAGCTGAAAAACTACGGCCGCGAATAA